Proteins from one Panicum virgatum strain AP13 chromosome 7K, P.virgatum_v5, whole genome shotgun sequence genomic window:
- the LOC120642417 gene encoding inositol phosphorylceramide glucuronosyltransferase 1-like isoform X2 — MRSPGLLAAALAAAALLLLAAGAGAATEEAYVTLLYGDEFVLGVRVLGKSLRDTGTRRDMVVLVSDGVSEYSRELLQEDGWIVNRITLLANPNQVRPKRFWGVYTKLKIFNMTSYKKVVYLDADTIIVKSIEDLFKCGKFCGNLKHSERMNSGVMVVEPSETLFNDMIDKVGRLPSYTGGDQGFLNSYYPDFPNSRVYEPDSPLTPEPETQRLSTLYNADVGLYMLANKWMVDEKELRVIHYTLGPLKPWDWFTAWLVKPVETWQDIRQKLEESLPGTGGGRNPHDQLVVKILFILPFCLLLFGYYQSCFQTNKELISIRSLCAFARRTRHKYKSEEPLPSYSVVGSSSAFGISSQRLSNGTHSKLPPYFGPIAVLVCFISAGFSFAFAFAIIPRQVMPWTGLLLMFELTFVAFFLLFGSYLRIVYQWGSMTANHVGFNNSDSSENHIGSGHQRSMSDCDMDATFYWIGMAAIATVAVLLPTILGITALFTKLGLMVAGGVVLASFMTYAAEHLAISAFNKGQKDRNASRTRSFCF; from the exons ATGCGGTCGCCGGGGCTCctggccgccgccctcgccgcggcggcgctgctgctgctcgcggccggcgccggggcggcgACGGAGGAGGCCTACGTCACGCTGCTGTACGGCGACGAGTTCGTGCTCGGGGTGCGCGTCCTGGGCAAGTCCCTCCGCGACACCGGCACGCGGCGCGACATGGTCGTGCTCGTCTCCGACGGCGTCTCCGAGTACTCGAGGGAGCTCCTCCAG GAAGATGGTTGGATTGTGAATCGAATAACATTACTGGCCAATCCTAATCAAGTGAGGCCAAAGAGGTTTTGGGGTGTCTACACCAAACTAAAGATATTTAACATGACAAGCTACAAAAAAG TTGTTTACCTTGATGCAGATACTATCATTGTGAAAAGTATCGAGGATCTTTTCAAGTGTGGGAAGTTCTGTGGAAACTTGAAGCATTCTGAAAGAATGAATTCTGGAGTAATGGTTGTTGAGCCCTCTGAAACTCTATTCAATGATATGATCGACAAAGTGGGACGTTTGCCTTCTTACACTGGAG GGGACCAAGGTTTTCTAAATTCATATTATCCTGACTTTCCCAACTCCCGTGTCTATGAGCCAGACTCACCTTTAACTCCTGAACCGGAGACACAACGCCTTTCTACCTTGTATAATGCTGATGTGGGTCTTTACATGCTAGCCAACAAG TGGATGGTTGATGAAAAAGAATTAAGAGTCATTCATTACACGCTGGGTCCCCTAAAACCCTGGGACTGGTTCACAGCTTGGCTTGTAAAACCTGTTGAAACATGGCAG GACATTAGACAAAAACTTGAAGAATCTCTCCCTGGAACTGGTGGGGGGAGGAACCCACATGACCAGCTGGTTGTCAAAATATTGTTCATTCTCCCATTTTGCCTGCTTTTATTTGGTTATTACCAATCATGTTTTCAG ACGAACAAGGAGTTGATAAGCATAAGATCTCTATGTGCATTTGCTAGAAGAACCCGCCACAAATACAAGTCTGAGGAGCCATTACCATCTTATTCAGTGGTTGGTTCGTCATCTGCATTTGGTATTTCAAGCCAAAGG TTATCAAATGGGACACATTCGAAGCTCCCTCCTTATTTTGGGCCGATCGCAGTGCTAGTTTGCTTTATATCTGCTGGTTTCTCTTTTGCCTTTGCTTTTGCTATCATTCCACGGCAGGTTATGCCATGGACAGGTTTGCTGCTGATGTTTGAGTTGACCTTTGTGGCATTCTTCTTATTATTTGGGAGTTATCTTCGCATTGTCTATCAATGGGGAAGTATGACTGCAAATCATGTGGGATTTAACAATTCTGATTCATCAGAGAATCATATTGGCTCAG GCCATCAGCGCAGTATGTCCGACTGTGATATGGATGCAACATTTTACTGGATAGGAATGGCGGCCATTGCTACTGTTGCTGTATTGTTACCAACTATCTTGGGTATAACTGCATTATTCACAAA GCTTGGATTAATGGTTGCTGGCGGTGTTGTGCTGGCATCTTTTATGACATACGCTGCAGAGCATCTTGCTATCTCAGCCTTCAACAAGGGTCAGAAAGACAGAAATGCGTCGAGAACTAGAAGCTTTTGTTTTTAA
- the LOC120642446 gene encoding protein root UVB sensitive 2, chloroplastic-like — translation MNILERIRGGGDRAAATERPPPQPEFWVEISESVSRLCSFDASGGGRISVKVIQDSRPIHDKVVDSFLNKFFPSGYPYSVNEGYLTYTKFRALQHFSSAMLHVLSTQSLLFAAGLRPTPAQATAVSWILKDGMQHAGKLICSSMGARMDSEPKSWRILADVLYDLGTALEFVSPLCPQLFLEVAGLGNFAKGMAVVAARATRLPIYSSFAKEGNLSDLFAKGEAISTLFNVMGIGAGIGLASTVCSTTQGKLIAGPLLSAVHIYGVVQEMRATPVNTLNPQRTAMIVADFVKSGKVSSPAELRYREDLLFPNRLIEEAGSVKIGQPLRRVLCPGLVEQLRATFPNEKFLLNQKSNKTYMVLEQSASGEDALRGWLVAAFASEIERSGMGSRDAALNEAYEKMERVFPTFVSEVRSRGWYTDQFLDGNGSRIAFAKFQ, via the exons ATGAACATACTC GAGAGGATACGTGGAGGTGGCGACAGGGCGGCTGCCACGGAGCGGCCCCCGCCGCAGCCGGAGTTCTGGGTGGAGATTTCGGAGTCCGTCTCGCGGCTCTGCAGCTTCGACGCATCCGGCGGCGGCAGAATCTCT GTAAAAGTTATACAGGATTCTAGACCTATACATGACAAAGTTGTTGATTCTTTCttgaacaaattttttccatCAGGTTATCCATACAG TGTGAATGAAGGTTACTTAACTTATACCAAATTCCGAGCACTTCAGCATTTTTCTAGTGCTATGCTGCATGTGCTGTCAACACAG TCTTTGTTATTTGCTGCAGGTTTGCGACCTACCCCTGCACAAGCAACTGCTGTAAGTTGG ATTCTGAAAGATGGAATGCAGCACGCAGGGAAACTCATTTGTAGTAGCATGGGGGCAAGAATGGATTCTGAACCAAAGAGTTGGAGGATACTTG CTGATGTTCTCTATGATCTCGGTACTGCCTTGGAATTTGTTTCACCATTGTGCCCACAACTTTTCCTTGAAGTAGCAGGCTTGGGAAATTTTGCGAAG GGAATGGCTGTTGTTGCAGCAAGAGCGACAAGGCTTCCAATTTATTCTTCTTTTGCCAAAGAAGGCAACCTTAGTGATCTATTTGCTAAAGGGGAAGCCATCTCAACACTTTTCAATGTCATGGGGATAGGAGCTGGAATTGGATTGGCATCTACTGtatgttcaacaactcaaggAAAG TTAATTGCAGGCCCGTTGCTTTCTGCTGTACATATATACGGAGTTGTACAAGAGATGAGAGCAACTCCTGTAAACACACTCAACCCACAAAGAACAGCAATGATTGTGGCTGATTTTGTCAAG AGTGGCAAGGTTTCTAGTCCAGCTGAGCTGAGATACAGAGAAGATCTCCTATTTCCTAACCGACTAATAGAAGAAGCTGGAAGTGTGAAAATCGGGCAACCACTTCGCAGAGTCTTGTGTCCAGGGCTCGTCGAACAGTTGAGAGCAACTTTCCCGAATGAGAAGTTTTTACTCAACCAAAAAAGCAATAAGACATACATGGTTCTTGAGCAAAGTGCGAGCGGGGAGGATGCATTGAGGGGGTGGCTGGTCGCCGCATTTGCTTCGGAGATAGAGAGGTCAGGCATGGGTTCGCGCGATGCAGCGCTGAACGAAGCATATGAGAAGATGGAGAGGGTTTTCCCCACTTTTGTATCAGAAGTTAGGAGTAGAGGATGGTACACTGACCAGTTTTTGGATGGTAATGGTAGTCGAATTGCTTTTGCAAAGTTTCAGTAG
- the LOC120642417 gene encoding inositol phosphorylceramide glucuronosyltransferase 1-like isoform X1 has translation MRSPGLLAAALAAAALLLLAAGAGAATEEAYVTLLYGDEFVLGVRVLGKSLRDTGTRRDMVVLVSDGVSEYSRELLQEDGWIVNRITLLANPNQVRPKRFWGVYTKLKIFNMTSYKKVVYLDADTIIVKSIEDLFKCGKFCGNLKHSERMNSGVMVVEPSETLFNDMIDKVGRLPSYTGGDQGFLNSYYPDFPNSRVYEPDSPLTPEPETQRLSTLYNADVGLYMLANKWMVDEKELRVIHYTLGPLKPWDWFTAWLVKPVETWQLCSPSLQDIRQKLEESLPGTGGGRNPHDQLVVKILFILPFCLLLFGYYQSCFQTNKELISIRSLCAFARRTRHKYKSEEPLPSYSVVGSSSAFGISSQRLSNGTHSKLPPYFGPIAVLVCFISAGFSFAFAFAIIPRQVMPWTGLLLMFELTFVAFFLLFGSYLRIVYQWGSMTANHVGFNNSDSSENHIGSGHQRSMSDCDMDATFYWIGMAAIATVAVLLPTILGITALFTKLGLMVAGGVVLASFMTYAAEHLAISAFNKGQKDRNASRTRSFCF, from the exons ATGCGGTCGCCGGGGCTCctggccgccgccctcgccgcggcggcgctgctgctgctcgcggccggcgccggggcggcgACGGAGGAGGCCTACGTCACGCTGCTGTACGGCGACGAGTTCGTGCTCGGGGTGCGCGTCCTGGGCAAGTCCCTCCGCGACACCGGCACGCGGCGCGACATGGTCGTGCTCGTCTCCGACGGCGTCTCCGAGTACTCGAGGGAGCTCCTCCAG GAAGATGGTTGGATTGTGAATCGAATAACATTACTGGCCAATCCTAATCAAGTGAGGCCAAAGAGGTTTTGGGGTGTCTACACCAAACTAAAGATATTTAACATGACAAGCTACAAAAAAG TTGTTTACCTTGATGCAGATACTATCATTGTGAAAAGTATCGAGGATCTTTTCAAGTGTGGGAAGTTCTGTGGAAACTTGAAGCATTCTGAAAGAATGAATTCTGGAGTAATGGTTGTTGAGCCCTCTGAAACTCTATTCAATGATATGATCGACAAAGTGGGACGTTTGCCTTCTTACACTGGAG GGGACCAAGGTTTTCTAAATTCATATTATCCTGACTTTCCCAACTCCCGTGTCTATGAGCCAGACTCACCTTTAACTCCTGAACCGGAGACACAACGCCTTTCTACCTTGTATAATGCTGATGTGGGTCTTTACATGCTAGCCAACAAG TGGATGGTTGATGAAAAAGAATTAAGAGTCATTCATTACACGCTGGGTCCCCTAAAACCCTGGGACTGGTTCACAGCTTGGCTTGTAAAACCTGTTGAAACATGGCAG TTATGCTCTCCATCGTTGCAGGACATTAGACAAAAACTTGAAGAATCTCTCCCTGGAACTGGTGGGGGGAGGAACCCACATGACCAGCTGGTTGTCAAAATATTGTTCATTCTCCCATTTTGCCTGCTTTTATTTGGTTATTACCAATCATGTTTTCAG ACGAACAAGGAGTTGATAAGCATAAGATCTCTATGTGCATTTGCTAGAAGAACCCGCCACAAATACAAGTCTGAGGAGCCATTACCATCTTATTCAGTGGTTGGTTCGTCATCTGCATTTGGTATTTCAAGCCAAAGG TTATCAAATGGGACACATTCGAAGCTCCCTCCTTATTTTGGGCCGATCGCAGTGCTAGTTTGCTTTATATCTGCTGGTTTCTCTTTTGCCTTTGCTTTTGCTATCATTCCACGGCAGGTTATGCCATGGACAGGTTTGCTGCTGATGTTTGAGTTGACCTTTGTGGCATTCTTCTTATTATTTGGGAGTTATCTTCGCATTGTCTATCAATGGGGAAGTATGACTGCAAATCATGTGGGATTTAACAATTCTGATTCATCAGAGAATCATATTGGCTCAG GCCATCAGCGCAGTATGTCCGACTGTGATATGGATGCAACATTTTACTGGATAGGAATGGCGGCCATTGCTACTGTTGCTGTATTGTTACCAACTATCTTGGGTATAACTGCATTATTCACAAA GCTTGGATTAATGGTTGCTGGCGGTGTTGTGCTGGCATCTTTTATGACATACGCTGCAGAGCATCTTGCTATCTCAGCCTTCAACAAGGGTCAGAAAGACAGAAATGCGTCGAGAACTAGAAGCTTTTGTTTTTAA
- the LOC120642515 gene encoding phosphoenolpyruvate carboxylase kinase 1-like, producing the protein MSEQLGREYEIGEEIGRGRFGVVRRCASRATGEPFAVKSVDRSALADDLDRALAGLEPKLARLAAAGGANPGVVQVRAVFEDEAWTHTVMDLCAGPDLLDWVRLRRGAPVPEPAAARVVAQLAEALAGCHRAGVVHRDVKPDNVLLDLDEDGPAGEGAAPRVRLADFGSAAWLGAGGRGAAEGLVGTPHYVAPEVVAGGEYGEKVDVWSAGVVAYALLSGGALPFGGETPAEVFAAVLRGGLRFPPALFAGVSPAAKDLMRRMMCRDVSRRLSAEQVLRHPWIQSGGGAQEAVQPT; encoded by the exons ATGAGTGAGCAGCTGGGGCGCGAGTACGAGATCGGCGAGGAGATCGGGCGCGGCCGCTTCGGCGTGGTCCGCCGCTGCGCCTCCCGCGCCACGGGAGAGCCCTTCGCCGTCAAGTCCGTCGACCGCTCCGCGCTCGCCGACGACCTCGACCGCGCGCTGGCGGGGCTGGAGCCCAAGCTGGCGCggctggcggccgccgggggcgcCAACCCGGGCGTCGTGCAGGTGCGCGCCGTGTTTGAGGACGAGGCCTGGACGCACACCGTCATGGACCTCTGCGCGGGGCCCGACCTGCTGGACTGGGTCCGCCTCCGGCGCGGCGCGCCCGTGCCGGAGCCCGCCGCGGCCCGCGTCGTGGCGCAGCTCGCCGAGGCGCTCGCGGGGTGCCACCGCGCCGGGGTGGTCCACCGCGACGTCAAGCCCGacaacgtcctcctcgacctggACGAGGACGGCCCCGCCGGCGAGGGTGCGGCGCCGCGGGTGCGGCTCGCGGACTTCGGCTCCGCCGCGTggctcggcgccggcgggcggggcgCCGCCGAGGGGCTCGTGGGCACCCCTCACTACGTGGCGCCCGAGGTGGTGGCGGGCGGCGAGTACGGCGAGAAGGTGGACGTGTGGAGCGCCGGGGTGGTGGCGTACGCGCTGCTGTCCGGCGGCGCGCTGCCGTTCGGCGGCGAGACCCCCGCGGAGGTGTTCGCGGCCGTGCTGAGGGGCGGCCTCCGGTTTCCGCCCGCGCTGTTCGCCGGGGTGTCGCCGGCGGCCAAGGACCTGATGCGGCGCATGATGTGCCGCGACGTCTCCAGAAGGCTCTCCGCCGAGCAGGTCCTCC GGCACCCGTGGATCCAGAGCGGAGGGGGCGCCCAGGAGGCGGTGCAGCCGACCTGA
- the LOC120640241 gene encoding wall-associated receptor kinase 1-like produces MEARFLHIGLGLLLLLAAQHAPVIAIPGPECQTKCGEVDIPYPFGIGDNCSLSPGFSTSCREVQHGVYKPFLGKYELLNISLVNGTIRELNNISTYCYNPSSRLMKSHIWPHDARLSPYRFSDVHNKFTVIGCNTLTYIKDRNGTAYQSGCVSTCQNLTDVTNGSCSGMGCCQTAIPKGMDYYEVAFSSGFNTSQIWSFSRCSYAVLMEAESFNFSSTYISTTRFNDTNTGRVPLVMDWAIRNGTMSLACEEAKLNKTGTYACLSSNSGCVNSRNGPGYLCNCSEGYEGNPYLPYGCHDVDECKNSPCPSGGVCHNTIGGYRCSCRVGLKFSAQNNSCDLDTSLIIGVTLGSAGGILFLAAIVVVLTRRWQRIVQRRLRKIYFRKNKGILLEQLISSDHTASDGTKIFSLNELEKATNNFDHTRVVGRGGHGTVYKGILTDQRVVAIKRSKVKENIEIEQFINEVAILSQINHRNVVKLHGCCLETEVPLLVYEFISNGTLYDLLHREQNDISLPLSWEERLRIAVEVAGALAYLHSAASMAILHRDIKCMNILLNDSYTAKVSDFGASKSIPIDQTHLITAVQGTFGYLDPEYYHTGQLNEKSDVYSFGVILLELLTRKKAIVENGSGEKQNLSSFFFEEMGKRPLDEIVDREILEEASEEAIMSMARLAEECLSLTREERPTMKDVEMRLQMLRARQGVAPKKRRDDEATRRCEAVRANMIIGAIPVAAATASQHGSRQYSLEQEFVLSSRVPR; encoded by the exons ATGGAAGCGCGCTTTCTACATATTGGCCTGGGACTTCTGCTTCTTTTGGCGGCACAACACGCCCCTGTTATTGCCATTCCTGGCCCTGAATGCCAAACGAAGTGTGGCGAGGTTGACATTCCGTACCCGTTCGGCATCGGCGACAACTGCTCGCTATCGCCAGGCTTTAGCACCAGCTGCCGGGAGGTCCAACATGGTGTCTACAAGCCATTCCTTGGTAAATATGAGCTACTCAACATTTCCTTGGTTAATGGCACCATCCGGGAGCTGAACAACATCTCTACATACTGCTATAACCCGTCCTCGCGTCTCATGAAGTCCCATATTTGGCCGCACGATGCAAGGCTTTCCCCATATCGGTTCTCAGATGTCCACAACAAGTTCACAGTCATTGGGTGCAATACCCTCACCTACATCAAAGACAGGAACGGTACGGCCTACCAGAGTGGGTGCGTCTCAACATGCCAGAATCTGACAGACGTAACAAACGGATCCTGCTCTGGCATGGGCTGCTGCCAGACAGCGATACCCAAGGGGATGGACTACTATGAAGTCGCCTTCAGCAGTGGTTTCAACACAAGCCAAATTTGGAGTTTCAGTCGTTGCAGCTATGCTGTGTTGATGGAGGCGGAGTCGTTCAATTTCAGCAGCACGTACATCAGCACGACAAGGTTCAACGACACAAACACCGGGCGAGTACCCCTGGTGATGGACTGGGCGATAAGAAACGGGACGATGTCGTTGGCGTGTGAAGAAGCCAAGCTGAACAAGACAGGCACTTACGCATGCCTCAGCAGCAACAGCGGGTGTGTGAACTCCAGGAATGGACCAGGCTACCTGTGCAATTGCTCCGAAGGCTACGAAGGCAACCCGTATCTTCCATACGGATGTCATG ATGTTGATGAGTGTAAGAACAGCCCATGCCCATCAGGAGGTGTTTGCCACAACACAATAGGAGGATACCGATGTTCGTGTCGAGTAGGACTTAAGTTTTCGGCACAAAACAACAGTTGTGACCTTGATACCAGCCTAATAATTG GTGTTACACTAGGCAGTGCCGGTGGCATTCTGTTTCTCGCTGCAATTGTTGTTGTTCTTACTCGGAGGTGGCAGAGAATTGTTCAGAGAAGGCTTAGAAAGATATATTTCCGGAAGAACAAAGGAATTCTCCTAGAACAGCTGATATCTTCGGACCATACTGCCAGTGATGGCACGAAGATATTCTCTCTTAACGAGCTAGAGAAGGCAACCAACAACTTTGATCACACACGTGtggtcggccgcggcggccacggcacGGTCTACAAGGGCATCCTGACTGACCAGCGTGTGGTGGCTATCAAGAGATCAAAAGTTAAGGAAAACATCGAGATCGAGCAGTTCATCAACGAGGTGGCCATACTCTCACAGATCAACCACCGGAACGTGGTGAAGCTCCATGGATGCTGCCTCGAGACTGAAGTGCCTCTACTTGTCTACGAGTTCATCTCCAACGGCACTTTGTATGACCTCCTGCACCGTGAGCAAAATGACATCTCACTACCGTTATCTTGGGAGGAGCGCCTAAGGATTGCCGTCGAGGTCGCCGGTGCGCTGGCGTACCTACATTCAGCGGCTTCGATGGCCATTCTGCATAGAGACATCAAGTGCATGAACATACTTCTGAACGACAGCTACACAGCAAAGGTTTCAGACTTTGGTGCGTCGAAGTCAATACCAATTGATCAGACACATTTGATCACTGCCGTGCAAGGAACATTCGGGTACTTGGACCCAGAATACTACCACACTGGACAACTTAACGAGAAGAGCGATGTTTACAGTTTCGGTGTCATACTTCTCGAACTGCtgacaaggaagaaagcaatAGTTGAGAATGGGAGCGGCGAGAAGCAAAACTTGTCGAGTTTTTTCTTCGAGGAGATGGGGAAGAGGCCACTTGATGAGATAGTTGACAGGGAAATTTTGGAGGAAGCAAGCGAGGAAGCGATTATGAGTATGGCTCGGCTGGCTGAGGAGTGCCTCAGCCTGACACGAGAAGAGAGGCCTACCATGAAGGACGTGGAGATGAGGCTGCAGATGCTGAGGGCCCGTCAAGGCGTTGCTCCGAAGAAGAGGAGGGACGACGAAGCGACCCGTCGCTGTGAAGCAGTGAGAGCCAACATGATCATTGGTGCCATTCCGgtggctgctgctactgctagtcAACACGGCTCGCGCCAGTACAGCCTAGAGCAGGAGTTTGTGCTGTCCTCACGTGTGCCGCGGTAG
- the LOC120642383 gene encoding putative wall-associated receptor kinase-like 16 has protein sequence MEARFLLLGLGLLLLLAAQHTPAVAVPGPECQTKCGGLDIQYPFGIGGNCSLSKRFNVSCREVQHGVYKPFINDVELLNISLINGTIRAMNHISTYCYNSSGLMDRHTWQFDASHSPYRFSDVQNKFTVIGCNTLAYIYADSTGTGYQSGCVSTCQNLTDLADGSCSGLGCCQTAIPKGMGYYEVGFDSGFNTSQIWNFSRCSYAVLMEAEAFNFSTTYISTTKFNDTNTGRVPVVMDWAIRNGTMSLACEEAKLNKTGTYACLSSNSMCVESRNGPGYLCNCAEGYKGNPYLPDGCQDADECKNSPCPSGGVCHNTEGGYWCSCHAGRKYSKQSNTCSPDTSLIIGVTVGFLVLVIFFFFGHILLQKRKLNQVKQEHFREHGGMILFERMRSEKGLAFTVFSEAELTQATNSYDKSKIIGKGGHGIVYRGIVKDNMHVAIKRCALINERQKKEFGQEMLILSQINHKNIVKLVGCCLEVEVPMLVYEFIPNGTLYELIHGKNQALQISFSTLLRIAHEAAEGLNFLHSYASPPIIHGDVKTANILLDENYMAKVSDFGASILAPSDKEQYVTMVQGTCGYLDPEYMQTCQLTEKSDVYSFGVILLEVLTGQEPLKLDGPEMQRSLSSNFLSAMKENNLDAVLPSRLKQQESYELIRGLAELAKQCLDMCGINRPSMKEITDELGRLRKLSLHPWAQIDAEMETRSLLSGSSTATFEMEGATSGYPKQEGESLPLNMNPSSSYYAR, from the exons ATGGAAGCGCGCTTTCTACTGCTTGGCCTTGGACTTCTGCTTCTTCTGGCGGCACAGCACACCCCTGCTGTTGCCGTTCCTGGCCCCGAATGCCAAACGAAATGTGGCGGGCTTGACATTCAGTACCCGTTCGGCATCGGCGGCAACTGCTCGCTATCAAAACGCTTTAACGTCAGCTGCCGGGAGGTCCAACATGGTGTCTACAAGCCATTCATCAATGATGTGGAGCTGCTCAACATTTCCTTGATTAATGGCACGATTCGAGCGATGAACCACATCTCGACATACTGCTACAACTCCTCCGGTTTGATGGACCGTCATACTTGGCAGTTCGACGCAAGCCATTCCCCATACCGGTTCTCAGATGTCCAAAACAAGTTCACGGTCATAGGTTGCAATACCCTCGCCTACATCTATGCTGATAGCACCGGTACGGGCTACCAGAGTGGGTGTGTCTCAACGTGCCAGAATCTGACAGACTTAGCAGATGGATCCTGCTCCGGCTTGGGCTGCTGCCAGACAGCGATACCCAAGGGGATGGGCTACTACGAGGTCGGCTTCGACAGTGGTTTCAACACAAGCCAAATTTGGAACTTCAGCCGCTGCAGCTACGCCGTGCTGATGGAGGCGGAGGCATTCAACTTCAGCACCACGTACATCAGCACGACCAAGTTCAATGACACAAACACCGGGCGAGTACCCGTGGTGATGGACTGGGCGATAAGAAACGGGACGATGTCGTTGGCGTGTGAAGAAGCCAAACTGAACAAGACGGGCACCTACGCATGCCTCAGCAGCAACAGCATGTGTGTGGAGTCCAGAAATGGACCAGGGTACTTGTGCAATTGCGCGGAAGGTTACAAAGGCAACCCGTATCTTCCAGACGGATGTCAAG ATGCTGATGAGTGCAAGAACAGCCCATGCCCTTCAGGAGGTGTTTGCCACAACACGGAAGGCGGGTACTGGTGTTCTTGTCACGCGGGGAGAAAATATTCCAAACAAAGCAATACATGCAGCCCTGATACCAGCTTAATAATAG GAGTTACTGTCGGATTTCTTGTTCTCgtgattttcttcttctttgggcATATACTCCTTCAAAAGAGAAAATTGAACCAAGTTAAGCAAGAACATTTTCGAGAACATGGGGGCATGATTTTATTTGAGAGGATGAGATCAGAAAAAGGTCTTGCTTTTACTGTGTTCAGCGAAGCTGAACTTACACAAGCCACAAACAGCTACGATAAGAGCAAAATAATTGGAAAGGGAGGCCATGGAATCGTCTACAGAGGGATAGTCAAGGACAACATGCATGTCGCGATTAAGCGGTGTGCCCTTATCAACGAAAGGCAAAAGAAGGAATTTGGACAAGAAATGCTAATACTCTCCCAGATCAACCACAAGAACATTGTCAAACTTGTGGGCTGTTGCCTCGAGGTGGAAGTTCCGATGTTAGTATATGAGTTCATCCCAAATGGCACACTGTACGAACTTATCCATGGCAAGAACCAAGCATTACAAATCTCTTTCAGCACCTTATTAAGGATTGCTCACGAAGCAGCCGAGGGACTTAATTTCCTGCACTCGTATGCTTCTCCCCCAATCATCCATGGTGATGTGAAGACAGCCAATATTCTTTTAGATGAAAACTACATGGCGAAAGTGTCAGATTTTGGAGCTTCCATACTAGCCCCATCAGACAAAGAGCAATATGTCACAATGGTCCAAGGTACTTGCGGCTACCTCGACCCTGAATACATGCAGACATGTCAACTGACAGAGAAAAGTGACGTCTATAGCTTTGGTGTTATCCTACTAGAGGTCCTCACTGGCCAAGAACCTCTGAAGTTGGATGGGCCTGAGATGCAAAGAAGCTTGTCTTCGAATTTCTTGTCGGCTATGAAGGAGAACAATCTTGATGCGGTTTTGCCGAGCCGCCTAAAGCAGCAAGAGAGCTATGAATTGATCAGAGGCCTCGCGGAGCTAGCCAAGCAGTGTCTAGATATGTGTGGTATCAACAGACCGTCGATGAAGGAAATCACCGATGAGCTCGGCAGGTTGAGGAAGCTTTCACTTCATCCTTGGGCACAAATTGATGCTGAGATGGAAACTCGAAGCCTTCTCAGTGGATCATCCACTGCTACCTTTGAAATGGAAGGTGCTACTTCTGGGTATCCTAAACAAGAAGGTGAGAGCCTGCCCTTGAACATGAACCCAAGCAGTTCGTACTATGCGAGGTGA